CTATGTCATTGAGGTCGAATTCCTTCTCGTCTATGCCCTCGATTATGGTCTTGAGCTTTCCATAGCGGGCCTTCTCAACGTAGACCCGAATCCTCTGCTGTTCCTTCAGCACCTCTTTAAAGAGCATCTCATCCAGAGGGTTAACAATCCTTGGCACCGAACCTCACCTTTTCTCCCCGAGCTTCTCCTTTTTTATGGTAAGCAGGCGCGCTATATCGCGCCTGAGGTTGCGGATGACCATGGGGTTCTCCAGAGAAGTCCCCATGGTGAGCATACCCCTCTCCTTGGCGAGCTCGAGGCGGAGCTGTCTGATCTTCTCATTAATCTCCTCGACGCTCATCTCCCTAATCTCACTGGGCTTCATTGGTGCTCACCTCTTCCTCCACTATCTCCTTGATCCCGATCTCGTCCGGAAGCTTTGCATCGGGCGGCATGATCGAGACCTTGACACCTATGACACCCAGCTTGAGCACCGCCTGGGCGTAGCCCTTGCTGACGAGGGTCTCGGCCGGATTTCCGACCTTTGCCAGGTAGCCCTGGTAGAACCTAACGCTCTTAGCTCTTTCACCGGTGAGCTTTCCGCTGAGCCTTATCTCAACGCCCCTTGCACCGTTCCTCATGATGGCCCCTATGGCAGAGTAAGCGGCCCTCCTGAAGTGTATTC
This is a stretch of genomic DNA from Thermococcus zilligii AN1. It encodes these proteins:
- the rpmC gene encoding 50S ribosomal protein L29, whose amino-acid sequence is MKPSEIREMSVEEINEKIRQLRLELAKERGMLTMGTSLENPMVIRNLRRDIARLLTIKKEKLGEKR
- a CDS encoding 30S ribosomal protein S3, which codes for MAVERYFIKEGVKEMLIDEYLEKELRRAGYGGIDIKKTPLGTKVIIFAADPGYVIGRGGRKIRDLTRVLERQFGLENPQIEVEEIKNPYLNAKVQAVRLAQALERGIHFRRAAYSAIGAIMRNGARGVEIRLSGKLTGERAKSVRFYQGYLAKVGNPAETLVSKGYAQAVLKLGVIGVKVSIMPPDAKLPDEIGIKEIVEEEVSTNEAQ